Proteins from a genomic interval of Desulfofustis limnaeus:
- the dnaB gene encoding replicative DNA helicase, with product MDNAHPMTAGHPKTTGGRIPPHNIEAEQSVLGSILLKDQVFSSVVDIVAPQDFYRDGHRVIFTAMIELFNRNEPQDLVTVTSLLNDTNQLETAGGAGYLASLTSIVPVTANIAAYARIVRQKAVLRNLIRVSSDIANRCFEEQDDIDQLVDEAEQSIFDIAGKKDTTVFMPLKSVIPGCFEKIEQLFKRKELITGVPTGYYELDRLTAGLQSSDLIVLAARPSMGKTAFALNLAQHAALVEKTGVAIFSLEMSREQLAMRLLSSVGHIDSQRIRTGRLHSEDWPHLTRAVGMLSDAPVYIDDTPALSILEMRSKVRRLAARQKIGLIIVDYLQLMRGRNTENRTQEISDISRSLKALAKEHNVPVLALSQLNRGLESRTDKRPMMSDLRESGAIEQDADVICFIYRDEVYNKAEDNPQKGLAEIIIGKQRNGPTGTVRLFFKKEYTMFENLSAYEESPWIDPS from the coding sequence ATGGACAATGCACACCCGATGACTGCCGGTCATCCCAAAACAACAGGCGGACGGATTCCGCCCCATAATATCGAAGCCGAGCAATCGGTTCTCGGTTCGATTCTGCTCAAGGATCAGGTCTTCTCGTCGGTTGTCGATATCGTCGCCCCGCAGGATTTCTACCGCGACGGACACCGGGTCATCTTCACCGCCATGATCGAGCTGTTCAATCGCAACGAACCGCAGGATCTGGTCACCGTGACCAGCTTGCTCAACGACACCAATCAGCTTGAAACAGCCGGCGGAGCCGGTTATCTCGCCTCGTTGACGTCGATCGTTCCGGTAACGGCAAACATCGCCGCCTATGCCCGTATCGTCCGGCAAAAAGCCGTCCTGCGCAACCTGATCAGGGTGAGCAGCGATATTGCCAACCGCTGTTTCGAAGAACAGGACGACATCGACCAGCTGGTGGATGAGGCCGAGCAATCCATCTTCGACATTGCCGGGAAAAAAGACACGACGGTGTTCATGCCCCTCAAGAGCGTCATCCCCGGTTGCTTCGAGAAAATTGAACAACTCTTTAAGCGCAAGGAACTGATTACCGGGGTCCCCACCGGATATTACGAACTCGATCGGCTCACCGCCGGTCTGCAGTCCTCCGACCTCATCGTCCTGGCTGCCCGGCCATCCATGGGCAAGACGGCATTTGCCCTCAATCTTGCTCAGCATGCGGCCCTGGTCGAAAAGACCGGCGTAGCCATTTTCAGCCTGGAGATGTCCCGCGAGCAATTGGCCATGCGCCTGCTCAGTTCAGTCGGTCATATCGATTCACAACGGATACGGACCGGACGGCTTCACTCGGAAGACTGGCCGCATCTGACCCGGGCCGTGGGCATGCTCTCCGATGCACCGGTCTATATCGATGACACGCCGGCCCTGTCGATCCTGGAAATGCGTTCCAAAGTCAGACGCTTGGCGGCGCGTCAAAAAATCGGCCTGATCATCGTCGACTACCTGCAGTTGATGCGCGGCCGCAACACCGAGAACAGGACCCAGGAAATCAGCGACATTTCCCGGTCACTGAAGGCGCTCGCCAAGGAGCACAACGTCCCGGTTTTGGCCCTATCCCAGCTCAACCGGGGCCTCGAGAGCCGTACCGACAAGCGACCGATGATGTCGGACCTGCGCGAATCCGGGGCCATCGAGCAGGATGCCGATGTCATCTGTTTCATCTACCGCGACGAGGTCTACAACAAGGCGGAAGACAACCCGCAAAAGGGCCTAGCCGAAATCATCATCGGCAAACAACGCAACGGACCGACGGGCACGGTGCGACTCTTTTTCAAAAAAGAATACACCATGTTTGAGAACCTCAGCGCTTATGAGGAGTCGCCCTGGATCGACCCCTCCTGA
- the rplI gene encoding 50S ribosomal protein L9, with amino-acid sequence MELILKETIDTLGREGDIVKVKPGYGRNYLLPQGKAVLATPANLAVLEKNKAEIQARLTEQQKAAQTLFQKLNGIVLEFQELVAEDDKLFGSVSINDICDQLAAKSVTVEKKHVLLSEPIKTLGDKQVSVKVGFDLFADITVRVSAQQPEA; translated from the coding sequence ATGGAACTCATACTGAAAGAAACCATCGATACGCTGGGCCGAGAAGGCGATATCGTCAAAGTGAAACCCGGCTATGGCAGAAACTATCTGCTCCCGCAAGGCAAGGCTGTCCTTGCCACGCCGGCAAACCTGGCCGTTCTGGAGAAGAACAAGGCAGAGATCCAGGCTCGCCTCACCGAACAGCAAAAGGCCGCTCAGACTCTCTTCCAGAAGCTCAACGGCATCGTTCTTGAATTTCAGGAACTGGTGGCAGAAGACGACAAGTTGTTCGGCTCGGTTTCGATCAACGATATTTGCGATCAGCTCGCAGCAAAGAGTGTCACGGTGGAGAAAAAGCACGTATTGTTGTCCGAGCCGATCAAAACTCTCGGGGACAAACAGGTATCCGTCAAAGTCGGCTTTGATCTGTTCGCCGACATTACCGTTCGGGTCAGCGCCCAGCAGCCTGAAGCCTGA
- a CDS encoding DUF2232 domain-containing protein, translating into MKASAGAVVIDENSGGTGKTRALQFLVLFALMVLLPGMLGSVFVWLYLMIPIAVLYSMYRWQYGFRLVLGGLAGAGVISVITGSLGSLIIACLLVPGGYILANSALQADTPARSGLKGTVALITCCLLLFAGQTLLYDSNPVSVLLDSLDHDVEEAIDYYRQSGSFTPDTLAVLEQSFVQMKAVVPKIIPALLVSLALFVTWTTMIAGNRVVKRLTEYQPWPEHITWKLPDRLVWLFIIATVGALLPLGTLRLIGINLLITLSLAYVFQGFSVLSFFLHKWKTPLALRFFIYGMMLFQSFGTMLLLAGGLADVWFDMRRLRTAAQPPPDSQDPPAE; encoded by the coding sequence ATGAAAGCAAGTGCGGGAGCGGTAGTGATTGACGAGAATTCAGGCGGCACCGGCAAGACAAGAGCCCTGCAATTCCTGGTGTTGTTCGCCCTTATGGTGTTGTTGCCGGGGATGCTGGGGTCGGTCTTCGTCTGGCTCTACCTGATGATCCCCATCGCCGTTTTGTATTCCATGTACCGCTGGCAGTACGGCTTCCGGCTGGTACTCGGCGGTTTGGCCGGAGCCGGGGTGATCAGCGTGATTACCGGCAGCCTCGGCAGTCTGATCATTGCCTGCCTGCTCGTTCCCGGCGGCTATATTCTGGCCAATTCGGCTCTGCAAGCCGATACTCCAGCCCGGTCAGGGCTCAAGGGCACGGTGGCGCTCATCACCTGCTGCCTGCTGCTCTTCGCCGGCCAGACCCTGCTCTACGACAGCAACCCGGTCAGCGTGCTGCTTGATTCTCTCGACCACGATGTGGAAGAGGCCATCGATTACTACCGGCAAAGCGGCTCGTTCACTCCCGACACCTTGGCCGTGCTCGAGCAGTCTTTCGTGCAGATGAAGGCGGTGGTGCCGAAAATCATTCCGGCACTCCTGGTCAGCCTGGCTCTTTTTGTCACCTGGACGACGATGATCGCCGGCAACCGTGTTGTCAAGCGGTTGACCGAATATCAGCCCTGGCCGGAACACATTACCTGGAAACTGCCCGACCGTCTGGTCTGGCTGTTCATCATCGCCACGGTCGGCGCACTGCTGCCACTGGGAACACTACGGTTGATCGGCATCAACCTGCTGATCACCTTGAGCCTGGCGTACGTGTTTCAGGGGTTTTCCGTGCTCTCCTTTTTTCTGCATAAATGGAAGACGCCCCTGGCTCTGCGTTTTTTTATCTACGGCATGATGCTGTTTCAATCGTTCGGCACCATGCTTCTTCTAGCCGGTGGTTTAGCGGATGTCTGGTTCGACATGAGACGACTACGCACCGCTGCTCAGCCCCCACCCGACAGTCAGGACCCGCCGGCTGAATGA
- the rpsR gene encoding 30S ribosomal protein S18, with the protein MAARPQRKLFSRKKVCRFCVDKELGIDYKDQKTLRNFVTERGKIIPRRILGTCATHQRQLCAAVKRARQIALLPYSGNTQG; encoded by the coding sequence ATGGCTGCACGACCGCAAAGAAAGCTTTTTTCTCGTAAAAAAGTATGCCGATTCTGTGTCGATAAGGAATTGGGAATCGACTATAAGGACCAAAAAACCTTACGAAATTTCGTCACCGAACGAGGCAAGATCATCCCCAGAAGAATTCTCGGCACCTGTGCCACCCATCAGCGACAGCTCTGTGCCGCGGTAAAAAGGGCTCGGCAGATCGCCCTGCTCCCCTATTCGGGAAATACCCAAGGCTAG
- the rpsF gene encoding 30S ribosomal protein S6: protein MRRYEQIYILRPSLSENEINTIIENTNAVILGEQGSVIFLDKWGMRKLAYLIKKESQGFYVFCDLAATPKAVAEIERKFRIDDAVLKYLSVKIADSITAEEISAAQESAASKASFAETAKEDDDRGSDEESSEDRHDDEDQD, encoded by the coding sequence ATGAGAAGGTATGAACAGATCTACATTCTTCGCCCGTCATTGAGCGAAAATGAGATCAACACCATCATCGAGAATACCAACGCGGTCATTCTCGGCGAACAAGGGTCAGTCATTTTCCTTGACAAATGGGGCATGCGCAAGCTGGCTTACCTCATCAAGAAAGAGTCTCAGGGCTTCTACGTCTTCTGCGATTTAGCCGCAACGCCGAAAGCGGTTGCCGAGATCGAGAGAAAATTTCGCATTGATGATGCCGTCCTTAAATACTTATCGGTGAAGATTGCCGATTCGATCACCGCCGAAGAGATCAGTGCGGCGCAGGAATCGGCAGCCTCGAAAGCCAGTTTCGCGGAAACGGCAAAAGAAGATGATGATCGAGGTTCAGATGAAGAATCGTCGGAAGACCGGCACGACGACGAAGACCAGGACTAA
- a CDS encoding MazG nucleotide pyrophosphohydrolase domain-containing protein, with the protein MAIVNHFRDNFVKTARLFGDLQQICPDKSPYNDDIILMQQTISHFSRLVTTVRSLRDEHGCPWDRKQTTASLVKYLNEEFQEIIAAIAANDRTNLCEELGDFLYLIIMLSEINAAECAFDLDDVLSGVSEKLIRRHPHVFAGTPVMDEAALTRQWQAIKEQEKRAKK; encoded by the coding sequence GTGGCAATTGTCAACCATTTTCGTGACAATTTCGTCAAAACTGCCAGGCTTTTCGGCGATCTTCAGCAAATCTGCCCCGACAAATCACCTTACAACGACGATATCATCCTCATGCAACAGACAATAAGTCATTTTTCCCGGCTGGTCACTACCGTGCGCAGCCTGCGCGACGAACACGGCTGCCCCTGGGACCGTAAACAGACCACGGCAAGCCTGGTGAAATACCTGAACGAAGAATTCCAGGAAATCATAGCCGCGATCGCCGCCAATGACCGGACCAATCTGTGCGAGGAACTCGGTGATTTTCTCTACCTCATCATCATGTTGTCCGAGATCAACGCGGCAGAGTGCGCCTTCGACCTTGACGATGTGCTGTCAGGTGTCTCGGAAAAACTCATCCGTCGCCATCCACATGTCTTTGCCGGAACCCCGGTGATGGACGAAGCTGCCTTGACCAGACAATGGCAGGCAATCAAGGAACAGGAGAAGCGTGCCAAAAAATAG
- a CDS encoding AP2 domain-containing protein, with protein MADRKQKLLLEKHKDIARIDQESKRTHGWYVRVRYKGKTHSKFFSDRKCGGRYSSLLSAISWRDQTEKKLGKVRTNKHMVTVSNSGTGVVGVRLNEKLNRYEVSWVTPQGKQGKTSVSIKKHGKKAAFERACEIRKNRETARLGM; from the coding sequence GTGGCAGATAGAAAGCAGAAGCTGTTGTTGGAAAAGCACAAGGACATCGCTCGAATCGATCAGGAATCCAAAAGAACCCACGGCTGGTATGTACGGGTGCGGTACAAGGGGAAGACCCATTCCAAATTTTTTTCCGACCGCAAGTGCGGGGGGCGCTATTCCAGCCTGCTTTCAGCGATCTCATGGCGGGACCAGACCGAGAAGAAGCTGGGCAAGGTTCGGACCAACAAGCATATGGTTACCGTTTCCAATTCAGGGACCGGCGTGGTTGGAGTACGGCTCAATGAAAAATTGAACCGTTACGAGGTGAGTTGGGTGACGCCTCAGGGAAAGCAGGGCAAGACCTCGGTTTCGATCAAAAAACACGGCAAAAAGGCAGCATTTGAGCGCGCCTGCGAGATCAGAAAGAATCGGGAGACAGCTCGTCTCGGTATGTGA
- the rplU gene encoding 50S ribosomal protein L21 yields the protein MYAIVKTGGKQYQVAAGEQVRVEKLAGNVGDTVELDEVLLIADGDHVEVGQPVVAGATVVATIAEQGKDKKIRVFKKKRRKGYRLTKGHRQAYTALKIAEINR from the coding sequence ATGTATGCCATAGTCAAGACCGGCGGGAAACAATACCAGGTCGCCGCCGGTGAGCAGGTCAGGGTCGAGAAACTTGCCGGAAACGTGGGAGACACGGTTGAACTGGACGAGGTGTTGCTGATCGCCGATGGCGATCACGTCGAGGTCGGCCAACCGGTCGTTGCCGGGGCTACGGTTGTCGCCACCATTGCCGAGCAGGGAAAAGACAAGAAAATCAGAGTATTCAAGAAAAAGCGGAGAAAAGGGTATCGCCTGACCAAGGGTCATCGGCAGGCCTATACCGCTCTGAAGATTGCTGAGATCAATCGTTAA
- the rpmA gene encoding 50S ribosomal protein L27 translates to MAHKKAGGSSRNGRDSKGQRRGVKKFGGQVVKAGNIIVRQLGTKIHPGTNVGCGRDYTLFAKVDGIVAFEEFGKNKKRVSVYPAA, encoded by the coding sequence ATGGCGCATAAAAAGGCAGGCGGCAGTTCGAGAAACGGTCGCGATAGTAAAGGACAACGACGTGGCGTCAAGAAGTTCGGAGGCCAGGTGGTCAAGGCCGGTAATATCATTGTCAGGCAGTTGGGCACGAAGATCCACCCCGGAACCAATGTCGGATGTGGACGAGATTACACGCTGTTTGCCAAGGTCGATGGCATCGTTGCTTTCGAGGAGTTCGGCAAGAACAAAAAACGGGTCAGCGTCTACCCGGCAGCTTGA
- the obgE gene encoding GTPase ObgE has protein sequence MLFVDKAKFQVKAGDGGNGCVSFRREKYVPKGGPNGGDGGRGGDVIIRASAKLHSLIDFRYRTHFKAERGQHGQGKDRHGARGKDCLIEVPLGSIIEDADTDEILADLTSDGEEFIVAEGGKGGLGNMHFATGANRTPRHATKGEPGQQRWLRVELKLLADVGLVGLPNAGKSSLLSCLSAARPKIADYPFTTLTPMLGVFHDHRHEQHVIADIPGLIEGAHHGVGLGHDFLRHLERTSVIVHVLDISSDSYQQDFHVIEEEIEKYQQEMAGRIKLVVLNKIDLVDPEMVHEMCDQFQQQGYRAQATSAVTGAGIAELKETLVTILEGQAEDEDEPEEAR, from the coding sequence ATGCTCTTTGTTGATAAAGCGAAATTCCAGGTGAAGGCCGGTGACGGCGGCAACGGTTGCGTCAGCTTCCGGCGGGAGAAATACGTGCCGAAAGGTGGCCCCAACGGCGGTGATGGAGGACGAGGGGGCGACGTCATTATCCGTGCTTCGGCGAAGCTACACTCCCTCATCGATTTTCGCTATCGGACCCATTTCAAGGCTGAGCGCGGACAACACGGGCAGGGCAAGGACAGACACGGGGCACGAGGGAAAGACTGTCTCATCGAGGTGCCGCTCGGTTCCATCATCGAAGATGCTGATACCGACGAGATACTGGCCGACCTCACCAGCGACGGAGAAGAATTCATCGTTGCAGAAGGAGGGAAGGGCGGGCTGGGCAACATGCATTTCGCCACCGGAGCCAACCGCACTCCCCGTCATGCCACCAAAGGCGAACCCGGTCAGCAGCGCTGGCTGCGTGTCGAGTTGAAATTACTGGCCGACGTGGGGCTGGTCGGGCTGCCTAATGCCGGTAAATCAAGTCTCTTGAGCTGTTTGTCGGCAGCTCGACCCAAAATTGCTGATTACCCGTTTACGACGCTGACGCCGATGCTCGGGGTCTTTCATGATCATCGGCACGAGCAGCATGTAATCGCCGACATCCCCGGTCTGATAGAAGGGGCGCACCACGGGGTCGGGTTGGGGCATGACTTTCTTCGTCACCTGGAGCGAACCTCGGTTATCGTCCATGTTCTCGATATATCGTCGGACTCTTACCAGCAGGATTTCCACGTGATCGAGGAGGAGATCGAAAAATATCAGCAGGAGATGGCCGGGCGTATTAAACTGGTGGTGCTCAACAAGATCGACCTGGTCGACCCGGAGATGGTGCATGAGATGTGTGATCAGTTCCAGCAGCAGGGCTACCGGGCCCAGGCCACCTCAGCCGTGACTGGTGCGGGTATCGCCGAACTGAAAGAGACTCTGGTGACGATCCTCGAGGGGCAGGCTGAAGACGAGGATGAACCGGAGGAGGCACGATAA
- the proB gene encoding glutamate 5-kinase codes for MISRDEGLYYRQTLFDKARRIVVKVGSAVLTNENGLDQHVIEHLAHDLSFLQDTGREVILVSSGAVAAGRRKMATESRTPVSMREKQALAAIGQSCLMQTYEEAFARHGKTIAQILLTHSDLAKRDRYLNVRNTLLTLFRWHVLPIINENDTVSVKELRFGDNDMLGAYICNLIEADMFICLTDVIGLYTGDPSRDPQARPLYTVPEVNEEIEQMVGNVTSSLGTGGMRSKIKAAKLVASGGGSSFIGPGKQNDILRRLFSGELIGTFFLPDKERIKSRKRWIASVLKPHGRLLLDDGACRALLDKGKSLLPSGIVSVEGEFGVGEAVYCTDSRGTPIAVGLINYGSIETRKIMGRHSRHIEEILGYRDSEEVMHRDNIVVLHR; via the coding sequence ATGATTTCCAGGGATGAAGGGCTCTACTACCGGCAGACCTTGTTTGACAAGGCGCGTCGTATCGTCGTCAAGGTGGGAAGTGCCGTATTAACCAACGAAAACGGGCTCGACCAGCACGTGATCGAACACCTTGCCCACGATCTTTCCTTTCTGCAGGATACCGGACGCGAGGTGATTCTGGTGAGTTCCGGTGCCGTTGCCGCCGGGCGCCGGAAAATGGCGACGGAATCGAGAACACCCGTCAGCATGAGAGAAAAGCAGGCCTTGGCGGCAATTGGTCAATCCTGCCTGATGCAGACCTATGAAGAGGCGTTTGCCCGGCATGGCAAAACCATTGCCCAGATACTGCTGACTCACAGTGATCTGGCCAAACGGGATCGCTACCTCAACGTCAGAAACACGCTGTTAACCCTTTTTCGTTGGCATGTGCTGCCGATCATCAACGAGAACGACACGGTGTCGGTGAAGGAGCTTCGTTTCGGCGACAACGACATGTTGGGGGCATATATCTGCAATCTGATCGAAGCGGACATGTTTATCTGCCTGACCGACGTCATTGGCTTGTATACCGGCGATCCGAGCCGCGACCCGCAGGCGCGTCCGCTCTATACCGTCCCGGAGGTCAACGAAGAGATCGAACAGATGGTCGGCAACGTCACCAGTTCGCTGGGCACCGGCGGTATGCGCTCGAAGATCAAAGCCGCCAAGCTGGTCGCTTCCGGCGGCGGCAGCTCCTTTATCGGCCCGGGAAAACAAAACGATATCCTCCGTCGGTTGTTCAGCGGGGAGTTGATCGGCACCTTTTTTCTACCAGACAAGGAGCGAATCAAGAGTAGAAAACGGTGGATCGCCTCAGTCCTTAAACCGCACGGCCGGCTCCTGCTTGATGACGGTGCCTGCCGGGCATTGCTCGACAAGGGAAAGAGTCTGCTGCCCTCGGGGATCGTTTCGGTGGAGGGGGAGTTCGGTGTTGGTGAGGCGGTTTATTGCACGGATAGCCGCGGTACACCCATTGCCGTGGGGTTGATCAATTACGGCTCAATTGAGACGAGAAAGATCATGGGACGTCATTCCCGGCATATAGAAGAAATCCTGGGCTATCGAGATAGTGAGGAAGTCATGCACCGAGACAACATCGTCGTCTTGCATCGCTGA
- a CDS encoding glutamate-5-semialdehyde dehydrogenase, whose amino-acid sequence MVEQTVAETIGTMARHAKKAARQVAGADTATKNALLQQVAEILDTRREMIQQENRKDIDDARSKGSSAAMIDRLTLSDQVFAAMRQGLREVCDLPDPVGSIEQLRRRPNGLMVGRMRVPLGVIGMVYESRPNVTIDAAALCFKAGNSVILRGGSEALRSNLALAQVLQEALAAQGLDPHVVQVVPTTDREAILALLQQEESLDLIIPRGGEGLIRFVTENSRIPVLKHYKGVCHLFVDQDADLERATPIIINSKVQRPGVCNALEGLLVHRGVAARYLPTIVAALQGHGVELFGCATTRSICPQMEPAAEHHWGTEFLDLRLCIKVVDSLAEAMDYIERFGSRHTEAILTENYETAQTFVNGVDASAVVVNAATRFNDGGQLGLGAEIGISTTKLHAYGPMGLEELTTRKFVVFGSGQVRE is encoded by the coding sequence ATGGTTGAACAGACGGTGGCAGAAACGATCGGGACCATGGCCCGGCATGCCAAAAAAGCGGCGCGACAGGTCGCCGGTGCCGACACCGCCACAAAAAACGCCCTCCTGCAACAGGTGGCGGAGATCCTCGATACCCGTCGAGAGATGATTCAGCAGGAAAATCGAAAAGACATTGATGATGCCAGGAGCAAGGGAAGCTCGGCGGCGATGATCGATCGATTGACCTTGTCCGATCAGGTCTTTGCCGCCATGCGGCAAGGCCTTCGGGAGGTATGCGACCTGCCGGATCCGGTGGGCAGCATCGAGCAGTTGCGGCGGCGGCCGAACGGTCTGATGGTGGGCCGGATGCGGGTGCCGCTCGGGGTTATCGGCATGGTCTACGAATCCCGGCCGAACGTGACCATCGACGCCGCCGCCCTTTGTTTCAAAGCCGGCAACAGTGTCATTCTGCGTGGCGGGTCCGAGGCGTTGCGGTCCAATCTTGCCCTTGCCCAGGTGTTACAGGAGGCTCTCGCCGCCCAGGGACTCGATCCCCATGTGGTGCAAGTGGTGCCGACCACCGACCGGGAGGCGATTCTGGCCCTGCTGCAGCAGGAAGAATCTCTCGACTTGATCATCCCCCGCGGCGGTGAAGGGTTGATCCGTTTCGTCACGGAAAATTCCCGTATTCCGGTCTTGAAGCACTACAAGGGGGTCTGCCACCTTTTCGTCGACCAGGATGCTGATCTTGAACGAGCCACACCGATCATCATCAACAGCAAGGTGCAGCGCCCCGGGGTCTGCAATGCCCTAGAAGGCCTCCTGGTCCATCGCGGTGTGGCCGCACGGTATCTGCCAACCATTGTCGCTGCGTTGCAGGGGCACGGTGTCGAGTTGTTCGGCTGCGCTACTACCAGGTCGATATGTCCGCAGATGGAGCCGGCCGCCGAGCATCACTGGGGTACCGAGTTTCTCGACCTCCGTCTCTGTATCAAGGTGGTCGATTCCCTGGCGGAAGCGATGGATTACATCGAACGATTCGGATCACGCCATACCGAAGCTATCCTCACCGAGAATTACGAGACAGCCCAAACCTTCGTCAATGGTGTCGATGCCTCGGCGGTCGTGGTCAATGCCGCCACCAGATTCAACGACGGGGGGCAGCTCGGTCTCGGTGCCGAGATCGGGATCAGCACCACCAAACTTCACGCCTATGGACCGATGGGTCTGGAGGAGTTGACAACCCGCAAATTCGTGGTATTCGGATCAGGCCAGGTACGGGAGTAA
- the nadD gene encoding nicotinate-nucleotide adenylyltransferase yields MVTIGVLGGTFDPIHKAHLQVATAVLTHCSVERIIFVPAAVPPHKTRAVVSPIERRLEMVRVAVAGFSAFAVSDIEKRNDRPSYTYNTLTSLIEQTSGTVRFSFIVGSDMFLEIETWYRWRDLLRSAGFIVAVRAGYPSHDVVALLDHYGYVREPSGTASVRYRRYDGSEIHLLTAPIDAISATDIRERIRSGAPWRHLVPPGVAAVIDRHHLYQATDQ; encoded by the coding sequence ATGGTCACGATCGGGGTGCTCGGCGGAACGTTTGATCCGATTCACAAGGCCCATCTGCAAGTGGCCACGGCAGTCCTCACCCACTGCTCGGTCGAGCGCATCATCTTTGTCCCGGCAGCGGTGCCGCCCCATAAGACCCGGGCTGTCGTGTCGCCGATCGAACGACGACTGGAAATGGTCCGGGTGGCGGTGGCCGGGTTCTCCGCCTTTGCCGTCTCAGATATCGAGAAGCGTAACGACCGACCGTCGTACACCTATAACACCCTGACCTCTCTCATCGAGCAGACATCCGGAACCGTCAGGTTTTCCTTCATTGTGGGCAGTGACATGTTCCTGGAGATCGAGACCTGGTATCGTTGGCGTGACCTTTTGCGCTCCGCCGGTTTCATCGTCGCTGTGCGTGCCGGATATCCGTCGCATGACGTGGTCGCGCTGTTGGACCATTACGGCTATGTCCGAGAACCGTCGGGGACCGCCTCAGTTCGGTATCGTCGTTATGACGGCAGTGAGATCCATCTGCTAACCGCCCCCATTGACGCCATTTCCGCCACCGACATCAGAGAGCGCATCAGGTCCGGCGCGCCATGGCGTCATTTGGTCCCCCCCGGGGTGGCGGCGGTAATCGATCGGCACCACCTGTATCAGGCCACGGATCAGTGA
- a CDS encoding chemotaxis protein CheB — MAGRPKIITVQKPIRLLVVDDSLVFRRVLRGIFDQTKSVRIIGEAANGIEALDLVLKLNPDVIIMDMEMPLMDGMTALQHLMIHKPTPTIMFSSLTQEGTARSFDAIKNGAVDFVCKDAIFHGPDQLGFQKDIVHRVLYASKVLVRSVEPIFAAKDAIPPIPVKPSDIIFCEECGTRNIIDSDQRREQTELRCRQCGDLLEVNLINKYRRLSCLSVIGAGRGGFSNLLRIIPQLPEDMGGAVLVVVHAEATWADAFADYLDAVSSIKVVRMSEGLPVEGGACYVCAASDYFCVKPASAQFAVRKSKAKPGYGPFDLLMHSVAAVFKNRVTGVILSGSELDGEKGINAIKQQGGSSIVLNSASCLCKEMGENVLRKCLVDKILDEKDVAGSLSQFHELANSEATTA, encoded by the coding sequence ATGGCAGGAAGACCGAAAATCATCACCGTCCAGAAGCCTATCAGATTGTTGGTTGTCGATGATTCGCTGGTGTTCAGGCGCGTCTTGCGCGGGATCTTCGACCAGACGAAGAGCGTGCGGATCATCGGCGAGGCGGCCAATGGCATCGAAGCCCTTGATCTGGTGCTGAAGCTCAATCCCGATGTGATCATCATGGACATGGAAATGCCGTTGATGGACGGCATGACCGCCCTGCAGCACCTGATGATCCACAAGCCGACACCGACCATCATGTTTTCCAGCCTCACTCAGGAGGGAACTGCTCGCAGTTTTGACGCCATCAAAAACGGCGCGGTTGATTTCGTCTGCAAGGATGCGATCTTTCACGGGCCTGATCAACTCGGTTTCCAGAAAGACATCGTCCATCGGGTCCTCTATGCATCAAAGGTTCTGGTGCGTTCGGTTGAACCGATCTTTGCCGCTAAAGACGCCATCCCGCCGATCCCGGTCAAACCGAGCGACATCATCTTTTGCGAGGAATGCGGTACCCGGAACATCATCGACAGTGATCAGCGCCGTGAACAGACGGAACTGCGTTGTCGTCAGTGCGGCGATCTACTGGAAGTCAACCTGATCAACAAATACCGCCGGTTGAGCTGTCTGTCGGTCATTGGTGCCGGTCGAGGCGGTTTCTCCAATTTGCTGCGCATCATCCCCCAGTTGCCAGAAGACATGGGGGGGGCGGTGTTAGTGGTGGTTCATGCCGAGGCAACGTGGGCCGATGCCTTTGCCGATTACCTGGATGCGGTGAGTTCGATCAAAGTCGTACGCATGAGCGAGGGATTACCAGTGGAAGGTGGCGCCTGCTATGTCTGCGCCGCCTCCGATTATTTTTGCGTGAAGCCGGCGAGTGCCCAGTTTGCGGTGCGCAAGAGCAAGGCCAAGCCCGGGTACGGTCCGTTCGATCTGTTGATGCATTCGGTTGCTGCCGTGTTCAAGAATCGGGTCACCGGGGTGATCCTGTCCGGAAGCGAACTGGATGGTGAAAAAGGCATCAACGCCATTAAACAGCAGGGCGGTTCGTCCATTGTCTTGAATTCTGCCAGCTGCTTGTGCAAGGAGATGGGGGAGAACGTACTGCGCAAGTGTCTGGTGGATAAAATACTTGATGAAAAGGATGTGGCCGGCAGCTTGTCCCAGTTTCACGAATTGGCGAACAGCGAAGCAACCACGGCCTGA